The following proteins are encoded in a genomic region of Puniceicoccus vermicola:
- a CDS encoding DUF4372 domain-containing protein, translated as MNAGRLVFTQVIDILDPKELTRCVNRFPMPRANRKFPARDQFLSMVFAQLTYREGLRDIEACLRGQPTRLRYERHKKDFKS; from the coding sequence ATGAACGCCGGACGACTCGTTTTCACCCAGGTCATAGATATTCTGGATCCCAAGGAACTGACGCGATGCGTCAATCGCTTTCCGATGCCGAGGGCGAACCGCAAGTTTCCGGCCCGGGATCAATTCCTTTCCATGGTCTTCGCCCAGCTCACTTACCGGGAAGGATTGCGCGATATCGAAGCCTGTTTGCGGGGGCAACCAACACGCTTACGCTATGAAAGGCACAAAAAAGACTTCAAGTCTTGA